From one Pseudobdellovibrionaceae bacterium genomic stretch:
- the frr gene encoding ribosome recycling factor translates to MVETLIKATQDSMEKALSSLGGELKKVRTGRAQVSMLDVVKVNYYGNPTPLNQVAAVSCPDAKSFLIQPWEASTLKEIEAAIVKSDLGMSPQNDGKVIRLRLPDLTEERRKELVKTIKKIVEDARVAVRMARRDANEALKKAGKDKTISEDEQKKMESDVQKLTDDYIKKVDKSADDKEKELMTI, encoded by the coding sequence ATGGTCGAAACTCTAATTAAGGCAACTCAAGATAGCATGGAAAAGGCCCTGTCTTCTCTTGGTGGGGAACTCAAAAAGGTTCGCACTGGCAGAGCCCAGGTGTCGATGTTGGACGTGGTAAAGGTGAATTACTACGGCAACCCCACTCCACTTAACCAGGTGGCCGCAGTTTCCTGCCCGGATGCAAAGTCATTTTTGATCCAGCCATGGGAAGCGTCGACGTTGAAGGAAATTGAAGCCGCCATCGTGAAGAGCGACTTAGGTATGAGCCCTCAGAACGACGGTAAGGTCATTCGCCTACGCCTCCCCGATTTGACTGAAGAGCGCCGTAAAGAGTTGGTGAAAACAATTAAGAAGATTGTTGAGGATGCCCGAGTGGCCGTACGCATGGCCCGCCGGGACGCCAATGAGGCGCTGAAAAAGGCTGGCAAAGACAAGACCATTAGCGAAGACGAGCAAAAGAAAATGGAATCAGACGTTCAAAAGCTCACTGACGACTACATTAAGAAAGTCGACAAGTCGGCTGATGACAAAGAAAAAGAGCTGATGACTATTTAA
- a CDS encoding UMP kinase gives MAKSKYRRVLLKLSGEALASKTSTVDGGILERVASDVSEAYALGAEIGIVIGGGNIFRGVAASAQGMDRASSDYMGMLATVINGLALQDAFEKHNLSTRVQTAIGMAEIAEPYIRRRAIRHLEKGRVVIFVAGTGNPYFTTDTAAALRAMEINADVILKATKVDGIYDKDPVVHNDAKKFDRLTYIDVLNKGLKVMDSTAISLCMDNKLPIVCFNLNTPGNVAKAIAGEAIGTVVE, from the coding sequence TTGGCAAAAAGCAAGTATCGCCGAGTTCTTCTTAAGCTCAGCGGGGAAGCTCTTGCGAGCAAAACCAGCACCGTCGACGGCGGCATCTTGGAGCGAGTTGCTTCCGATGTATCTGAGGCCTATGCGCTTGGCGCAGAGATTGGTATCGTCATTGGTGGCGGCAACATTTTTAGAGGTGTCGCTGCCTCCGCCCAGGGAATGGACCGAGCCAGCTCCGATTACATGGGGATGTTGGCCACCGTTATCAACGGCCTGGCCCTGCAAGATGCCTTCGAAAAGCATAATCTTTCAACTCGTGTGCAAACGGCTATCGGCATGGCTGAGATCGCAGAGCCCTACATTCGCAGGCGCGCGATCCGTCATTTGGAAAAAGGCCGGGTGGTGATCTTTGTCGCTGGTACGGGAAATCCTTACTTCACTACCGATACGGCTGCCGCCCTGAGAGCCATGGAGATTAACGCTGATGTAATCCTTAAGGCCACCAAGGTCGATGGCATTTACGATAAGGATCCGGTTGTTCATAATGACGCCAAAAAGTTTGACCGCCTCACCTATATTGACGTGTTAAACAAGGGCCTAAAGGTGATGGACTCAACGGCCATCAGCCTTTGCATGGACAACAAACTTCCTATTGTATGCTTTAATCTTAACACTCCTGGCAATGTGGCAAAGGCTATTGCCGGTGAGGCGATTGGAACAGTTGTAGAATAA
- the tsf gene encoding translation elongation factor Ts — protein MTISASLVKELREKTSAGMMDCKKALQESDGDFEKAVEWLRVKGLSKAAKKAGRIAAEGTVSSYIHAGGRIGVLLEVNSETDFVARNEEFQKFVNDIAMHIAALGPSYVREDEIPEDVRSKEREVLKAKALEEGKKAEFLDKILDGQMSKWAAETCLMGQKYVKNPDITVEKYLQEVIARIGENIVIRRFARYELGEGLEKKQENFAEEVAAQIKG, from the coding sequence ATGACAATCAGTGCTTCTTTAGTGAAGGAGCTGCGCGAGAAAACAAGTGCAGGAATGATGGACTGTAAAAAGGCTCTGCAGGAGTCTGACGGTGATTTTGAAAAAGCCGTTGAATGGTTGCGCGTGAAGGGACTCAGTAAAGCCGCCAAAAAAGCGGGCCGAATCGCCGCAGAGGGCACCGTGTCCTCTTACATCCATGCTGGCGGACGTATTGGTGTTTTACTTGAAGTTAACAGCGAAACTGATTTCGTTGCCCGCAACGAGGAATTCCAAAAGTTTGTTAACGACATCGCCATGCACATCGCAGCTTTGGGTCCCTCTTATGTTCGTGAAGACGAGATTCCTGAAGATGTTCGCAGCAAAGAACGCGAAGTCCTGAAGGCCAAGGCTCTGGAAGAGGGCAAAAAAGCCGAATTTCTAGACAAGATTTTGGATGGCCAAATGTCCAAATGGGCGGCCGAGACCTGCCTGATGGGCCAAAAATATGTGAAGAATCCCGACATTACTGTTGAAAAGTACCTTCAGGAAGTCATTGCCAGAATTGGTGAGAACATCGTGATTCGTCGCTTTGCTCGCTATGAGTTGGGCGAAGGATTGGAGAAGAAGCAGGAGAACTTCGCAGAAGAAGTGGCTGCACAAATTAAAGGATAA
- the rpsB gene encoding 30S ribosomal protein S2, whose translation MANVTMKEMLDAGVHFGHQTQRWNPKMKPYVYTDRGGIHIIDLQKSVGLARRAAEFVKGVAANGGRMIFVGTKKQAVEPVREAAERCGQYFVTKRWLGGMLTNFQTIKSSIDRLKKIDRMREKGELDYFSKKERARIEKEYTRLVEYLDGIREMKDAPSAMFVVDLNKEHIAVKEAHRLGIPVVGIADTNVDPGEIEYPIPGNDDAIRSIKLFANLIADSFMEGAKLWEEKMRNQVDKEEAAAKEASAAAEAAPAAAATSDEGGPSVVKVSRGRKLVAAGLADEVEIQAELETPGEEATEAAAETAETEESPE comes from the coding sequence ATGGCCAACGTGACCATGAAAGAGATGTTGGATGCGGGTGTGCATTTCGGCCACCAAACCCAACGTTGGAATCCCAAAATGAAGCCCTATGTTTACACTGACCGGGGCGGAATTCACATTATCGATCTACAAAAATCTGTCGGACTTGCTCGCCGCGCGGCTGAGTTTGTTAAGGGCGTTGCTGCCAATGGTGGACGCATGATTTTTGTCGGCACCAAAAAGCAAGCTGTTGAGCCTGTTCGTGAAGCAGCTGAGCGTTGTGGTCAGTACTTCGTGACTAAGCGTTGGCTGGGCGGAATGTTGACGAACTTCCAAACAATTAAATCGAGCATTGATCGCCTGAAGAAGATCGATCGCATGCGCGAAAAGGGCGAGCTGGATTATTTCTCCAAGAAAGAGCGCGCTCGCATCGAAAAGGAATACACCCGCTTGGTGGAATACCTCGATGGTATCCGCGAAATGAAGGACGCTCCTTCTGCCATGTTCGTGGTTGACCTGAACAAAGAACATATTGCTGTTAAAGAAGCTCATCGTCTTGGCATCCCTGTCGTGGGAATTGCCGACACCAACGTTGATCCTGGTGAGATTGAGTATCCGATTCCTGGAAACGACGACGCCATTCGTTCCATTAAGTTGTTTGCGAATTTGATTGCTGACAGCTTCATGGAAGGCGCCAAGCTTTGGGAAGAGAAGATGCGTAACCAGGTGGACAAGGAAGAGGCTGCTGCCAAGGAAGCTTCTGCAGCTGCAGAAGCCGCTCCCGCCGCCGCTGCAACTAGCGACGAGGGTGGACCTTCTGTTGTTAAAGTAAGCCGCGGTCGCAAACTGGTTGCTGCTGGCTTGGCTGACGAAGTTGAGATTCAAGCTGAGCTTGAAACTCCTGGCGAAGAGGCAACTGAGGCTGCGGCCGAAACTGCCGAGACTGAGGAATCGCCCGAATAA